In one window of Rhinoderma darwinii isolate aRhiDar2 chromosome 7, aRhiDar2.hap1, whole genome shotgun sequence DNA:
- the LRRC42 gene encoding leucine-rich repeat-containing protein 42 isoform X1, protein MAAVQNHDSENHQTILLSLYTKNAMQLMSQSSEFQGNEDTGPVYVREKGQLFLAGSHCTQIRTPPVRLFSKGFSVELCLKQGDTCKPKEKPFIFTYTEQGSLRYSAKPLFTLALDLIADNIQHVDSLLGFPEQVAERLFTAAEARQQFCHPQSGLVALRKFTEAYGDLMLSSLCLRGKYLLVSEKLEEIKSFQGLHSLDLSCCKLGDEHELFPHLSSEALDSLRELYLKDNCLSDIGVRKLTAPVRVLQRGLKKLTHLDMSCNPEITETGVTFLLVFKQLKFLDVSDTGVQDPIATCKKIQTRVGLLHSKKPLNQFDHGNCNTQGWAEQLFCQWDQLVRSAIKPKKIMKSRTAAQQFYGKEKKNREDVETPRLNETPTVTTKHLQFCRPEVVKSPAPAASQSGDYPVKRAKEEKHLENATSSQPAKESHVVLTTEDLDLLNSY, encoded by the exons ATGGCAGCGGTGCAAAACCATGATTCAGAAAACCACCAGACCATCCTGTTGTCACTGTATACAAAAAACGCAATGCAATTG ATGTCACAGTCTTCAGAATTTCAGGGAAATGAAGACACCGGGCCTGTCTATGTGCGGGAAAAAGGTCAGCTGTTTTTGGCAGGATCTCATTGTACCCAGATTAGGACTCCTCCTGTTAGACTCTTCTCCAAAGGTTTTTCGGTGGAACTGTGTCTTAAACAAGGGGACACTTGTAAACCTAAAGAGAAGCCATTTATTTTTACATACACCGAGCAGGGGAGCTTACGTTACTCCGCTAAGCCCTTGTTCACTTTGGCTCTTGATCTCATTGCGGATAATATTCAACATGTGGACTCCCTGCTTGGATTTCCTGAACAAGTTGCAGAGAGACTATTCACAGCTGCAGAAGCCAGGCAGCAGTTCTGCCATCCCCAGAGTGGCCTTGTAGCCCTTCGCAAATTTACAGAGGCTTATGGAGATTTGATGCTATCATCACTGTGTCTGCGGGGCaa GTACTTGTTGGTTTCTGAGAAGTTGGAGGAGATCAAATCATTTCAAGGTCTTCACAGTTTGGACTTGTCATGTTGTAAACTGGGGGATGAACATGAGCTGTTTCCACACCTTTCCTCTGAGGCTTTGGACAG CCTGAGGGAGCTCTACTTAAAGGATAActgtctatctgatattggggtCAGAAAGCTGACGGCTCCTGTCCGAGTGCTGCAAAGAGGCCTTAAGAAACTGACACATCTAGACATGTCAT GTAATCCAGAGATCACTGAGACGGGGGTGACGTTCCTGCTTGTATTTAAACAGCTTAAGTTCCTGGACGTTTCTGATACAGGTGTGCAG GATCCCATTGCGACCTGTAAGAAAATACAGACAAGGGTGGGCCTGCTCCATTCTAAGAAGCCTTTAAACCAGTTTGATCATGGGAATTGCAATACTCAAGGCTGGGCCGAGCAG CTGTTTTGTCAGTGGGATCAGTTGGTACGGTCTGCCATTAAACCAAAGAAAATAATGAAATCCCGAACAGCAGCCCAGCAATTCT atggaaaagaaaaaaaaaatcgtgaAGATGTGGAGACACCAAGGTTAAATGAGACACCTACCGTCACCACAAAACACCTACAGTTCTGCAGACCAGAGGTAGTGAAGAGTCCTGCCCCAGCTGCATCTCAATCAGGAGACTATCCCGTAAAAAGGGCGAAGGAAGAAAAACACCTGGAAAATGCAACTTCCTCTCAACCTGCAAAAGAGTCACATGTGGTTCTTACAACAGAGGACTTGGATTTACTGAACTCTTACTGA
- the LRRC42 gene encoding leucine-rich repeat-containing protein 42 isoform X2, whose translation MSQSSEFQGNEDTGPVYVREKGQLFLAGSHCTQIRTPPVRLFSKGFSVELCLKQGDTCKPKEKPFIFTYTEQGSLRYSAKPLFTLALDLIADNIQHVDSLLGFPEQVAERLFTAAEARQQFCHPQSGLVALRKFTEAYGDLMLSSLCLRGKYLLVSEKLEEIKSFQGLHSLDLSCCKLGDEHELFPHLSSEALDSLRELYLKDNCLSDIGVRKLTAPVRVLQRGLKKLTHLDMSCNPEITETGVTFLLVFKQLKFLDVSDTGVQDPIATCKKIQTRVGLLHSKKPLNQFDHGNCNTQGWAEQLFCQWDQLVRSAIKPKKIMKSRTAAQQFYGKEKKNREDVETPRLNETPTVTTKHLQFCRPEVVKSPAPAASQSGDYPVKRAKEEKHLENATSSQPAKESHVVLTTEDLDLLNSY comes from the exons ATGTCACAGTCTTCAGAATTTCAGGGAAATGAAGACACCGGGCCTGTCTATGTGCGGGAAAAAGGTCAGCTGTTTTTGGCAGGATCTCATTGTACCCAGATTAGGACTCCTCCTGTTAGACTCTTCTCCAAAGGTTTTTCGGTGGAACTGTGTCTTAAACAAGGGGACACTTGTAAACCTAAAGAGAAGCCATTTATTTTTACATACACCGAGCAGGGGAGCTTACGTTACTCCGCTAAGCCCTTGTTCACTTTGGCTCTTGATCTCATTGCGGATAATATTCAACATGTGGACTCCCTGCTTGGATTTCCTGAACAAGTTGCAGAGAGACTATTCACAGCTGCAGAAGCCAGGCAGCAGTTCTGCCATCCCCAGAGTGGCCTTGTAGCCCTTCGCAAATTTACAGAGGCTTATGGAGATTTGATGCTATCATCACTGTGTCTGCGGGGCaa GTACTTGTTGGTTTCTGAGAAGTTGGAGGAGATCAAATCATTTCAAGGTCTTCACAGTTTGGACTTGTCATGTTGTAAACTGGGGGATGAACATGAGCTGTTTCCACACCTTTCCTCTGAGGCTTTGGACAG CCTGAGGGAGCTCTACTTAAAGGATAActgtctatctgatattggggtCAGAAAGCTGACGGCTCCTGTCCGAGTGCTGCAAAGAGGCCTTAAGAAACTGACACATCTAGACATGTCAT GTAATCCAGAGATCACTGAGACGGGGGTGACGTTCCTGCTTGTATTTAAACAGCTTAAGTTCCTGGACGTTTCTGATACAGGTGTGCAG GATCCCATTGCGACCTGTAAGAAAATACAGACAAGGGTGGGCCTGCTCCATTCTAAGAAGCCTTTAAACCAGTTTGATCATGGGAATTGCAATACTCAAGGCTGGGCCGAGCAG CTGTTTTGTCAGTGGGATCAGTTGGTACGGTCTGCCATTAAACCAAAGAAAATAATGAAATCCCGAACAGCAGCCCAGCAATTCT atggaaaagaaaaaaaaaatcgtgaAGATGTGGAGACACCAAGGTTAAATGAGACACCTACCGTCACCACAAAACACCTACAGTTCTGCAGACCAGAGGTAGTGAAGAGTCCTGCCCCAGCTGCATCTCAATCAGGAGACTATCCCGTAAAAAGGGCGAAGGAAGAAAAACACCTGGAAAATGCAACTTCCTCTCAACCTGCAAAAGAGTCACATGTGGTTCTTACAACAGAGGACTTGGATTTACTGAACTCTTACTGA